A window of the Enterobacteriaceae bacterium 4M9 genome harbors these coding sequences:
- the nrfB gene encoding phage adsorption protein NrfB, whose product MSWFIDVFATYLYGLKVIAITLALMMLISGLDDLFIDIMYWCRRVKRALTIYRRKKHMDYRELYAPDEKPLAIMVPAWNETGVIGHMAELAAMTLDYENYHIFVGTYPNDPDTQRDVDEVCARFPNVHKVVCARPGPTSKADCLNNVLDAITQFERSANFRFAGFILHDAEDVISPMELRLFNYLVDRKDLIQIPVYPFERSWTHFTSMSYIDEFAELHGKDVPTREALAGQVPSAGVGTCFSRRAIMALLEDGDGIAFDVQSLTEDYDIGFRLKTRGMTEIFVRFPVVDPSDKTTRRRFLQSARSSNVICVREYFPDTFTTAVRQKSRWIIGIVFQGFKTHKWSSSMTLNYFLWRDRKGLLSNFLSFIAMIIMIQLVLLLAYQRLWPDAWQFLSIFTGSSWLVTLLWINFALMSNRILQRVIFVTAYYGLAQGGLSVLRLFWGNLINFMATWRALRQVLQHGDPRRVAWDKTTHDFPSVSGENRALRPLGQILIKHNAITTEQLEQVLLSQTPGLRLGGSLVIQGYVTPEQLAQALAEQNDVTTESVDIRNIPQSLIDEVPGSVALRYAVIPLRLEHDTMVLASENGIDPVSLAALARKLQRPVKYVIVPSGQVVIGLRHWYARHRGADEQAMLNAAVQHGWLTQEQSESLWRYFVPRQVLFAQVLTTVGHIKSSTMNALLLRHERSELPLGEFLVTENVISQQTLDQVLALQQELQVSIQTLLSEAGLSQEQIHQLEQEQA is encoded by the coding sequence ATGAGTTGGTTTATTGATGTTTTTGCGACTTATCTTTACGGACTAAAAGTTATTGCTATCACCCTGGCCCTGATGATGTTAATCAGCGGTCTGGATGACCTTTTTATCGACATTATGTACTGGTGCCGGCGCGTTAAGCGCGCGCTGACCATTTATCGTCGTAAAAAGCATATGGACTACCGCGAGCTTTACGCTCCGGATGAAAAGCCACTGGCCATTATGGTTCCAGCCTGGAATGAGACCGGTGTTATCGGCCACATGGCCGAACTCGCCGCCATGACGCTGGATTACGAAAACTACCATATCTTTGTGGGCACCTATCCCAACGACCCGGACACACAGCGTGATGTAGATGAAGTCTGCGCGCGCTTCCCTAACGTCCACAAAGTGGTTTGCGCCCGTCCTGGGCCCACCAGCAAAGCCGACTGCCTGAACAACGTTCTGGATGCCATCACCCAGTTTGAGCGCAGCGCCAACTTCCGTTTCGCCGGTTTTATTCTGCACGATGCCGAAGACGTTATTTCGCCGATGGAATTACGGTTGTTTAACTACCTGGTCGACAGAAAAGATCTTATCCAGATCCCGGTGTATCCGTTTGAACGCAGCTGGACGCACTTTACCAGCATGTCATATATCGACGAATTCGCGGAACTGCACGGTAAAGACGTTCCAACACGCGAGGCCCTGGCAGGCCAGGTGCCCAGCGCAGGCGTCGGGACCTGTTTTAGCCGCCGGGCCATCATGGCGCTGCTCGAAGACGGTGACGGTATCGCCTTTGACGTGCAGAGTCTGACAGAAGACTACGATATCGGGTTTCGTCTCAAGACCCGCGGCATGACAGAGATCTTCGTGCGCTTCCCGGTGGTCGACCCGTCCGATAAAACCACCCGCCGACGCTTTTTACAAAGCGCGCGTTCGTCTAATGTTATCTGCGTGCGCGAATATTTCCCGGATACCTTCACTACAGCAGTGCGCCAGAAATCACGCTGGATAATCGGCATTGTTTTCCAGGGCTTCAAAACTCATAAATGGTCAAGCAGCATGACGCTCAATTACTTCCTCTGGCGTGACCGAAAAGGGCTGTTGAGCAACTTTCTGAGCTTTATCGCGATGATAATCATGATCCAGCTTGTGCTGCTGCTGGCGTATCAACGCCTGTGGCCAGATGCCTGGCAGTTCCTCTCTATCTTTACCGGTAGCAGCTGGCTGGTCACGCTGCTGTGGATTAACTTCGCGCTGATGAGCAACCGCATCCTGCAACGCGTTATCTTCGTGACCGCCTATTACGGCCTGGCACAGGGCGGGCTGTCGGTGCTGAGGTTATTCTGGGGCAACCTTATCAACTTTATGGCAACCTGGCGCGCGTTGCGTCAGGTGTTGCAGCATGGCGACCCGCGACGCGTGGCCTGGGATAAAACAACCCATGATTTTCCAAGCGTCAGTGGTGAAAACCGCGCACTGCGCCCGCTGGGTCAGATTCTCATAAAGCATAACGCCATTACCACTGAGCAACTTGAGCAGGTGCTGTTGAGCCAGACGCCAGGCCTGAGGCTCGGTGGCTCGCTGGTTATCCAGGGATATGTTACGCCTGAACAACTGGCGCAAGCGCTGGCAGAACAGAACGACGTCACGACAGAGTCAGTGGACATCCGCAACATACCGCAGTCGTTGATTGATGAAGTGCCAGGTTCGGTGGCGCTGCGCTACGCCGTTATTCCGTTGCGTCTTGAGCACGACACCATGGTGCTGGCCAGTGAAAATGGCATTGATCCGGTATCACTTGCTGCGCTTGCCCGTAAGCTTCAGCGCCCGGTGAAGTACGTGATTGTGCCGTCAGGCCAGGTGGTAATAGGTTTACGTCACTGGTATGCGCGCCACCGCGGTGCGGACGAACAGGCGATGCTGAACGCGGCCGTTCAACACGGCTGGCTCACACAGGAGCAGAGCGAGTCGCTCTGGCGCTACTTTGTGCCGCGCCAGGTTCTGTTTGCCCAAGTGCTCACCACCGTCGGACACATTAAAAGCTCCACCATGAATGCCCTGTTGCTGCGCCATGAACGCAGCGAACTGCCGCTGGGTGAGTTTCTGGTGACCGAGAACGTCATCAGCCAGCAAACGCTGGACCAGGTGTTAGCGTTACAGCAGGAATTACAGGTTTCCATCCAGACATTGTTAAGTGAAGCGGGCCTCAGTCAGGAACAGATTCATCAGTTAGAACAGGAGCAGGCATGA
- the wecB gene encoding UDP-N-acetylglucosamine 2-epimerase (non-hydrolyzing) yields the protein MKKFTVLCVAGTRPEAIKMAPVIKALKGVPELNITVLTTAQHRGLLDQVFTLFDIQCDYDLDVMTQNQTLPELTAKLMTGIDSVLDNVKPDLIVAQGDTTTVFVTSLAAFYRKTPFAHVEAGLRTNNLYSPFPEEANRVLTGHLSALHFAPTQTARENLLKEGISDENIHVCGNTVIDALLETASLDTSLDMAIPDDARVILVTSHRRENFGQALDNICHAILRLSEKYPDCHIVYPVHPNPNVTETVTRLLSGKPRITLTKPLEYDKFVAVMKRAVIILSDSGGVQEEAPALRKPVLVLRRETERLAALRCGVTRLVGTEEDDIVLEASRLLDSEEEYKKMATGESPYGDGHSSAKITATIVDYLKTHKQ from the coding sequence ATGAAAAAATTCACTGTACTGTGTGTCGCGGGCACCCGCCCGGAAGCTATCAAAATGGCGCCGGTTATCAAGGCGTTAAAGGGTGTACCTGAACTCAATATTACCGTGTTAACCACCGCGCAGCATCGCGGGTTGCTGGACCAGGTTTTTACCCTTTTTGATATTCAATGTGATTACGATCTTGATGTCATGACCCAAAACCAGACATTGCCAGAACTTACCGCAAAGTTAATGACCGGCATCGACAGCGTGCTGGATAACGTTAAGCCAGACCTTATTGTTGCCCAGGGCGATACCACCACCGTTTTTGTGACCTCACTTGCTGCGTTTTATCGTAAAACTCCCTTTGCTCATGTGGAAGCCGGGCTGCGTACAAATAACCTTTACTCACCGTTCCCGGAAGAAGCCAATCGCGTACTCACCGGTCATCTTTCTGCCCTGCATTTTGCCCCAACGCAAACAGCGCGCGAGAATCTACTCAAAGAAGGTATCAGCGATGAAAACATCCACGTTTGCGGTAATACCGTCATTGATGCCTTACTTGAAACCGCAAGCCTGGATACGTCGCTTGATATGGCAATTCCTGACGATGCCCGGGTAATACTGGTCACCTCACACCGGCGAGAGAACTTCGGCCAGGCGCTGGATAATATCTGCCATGCCATTCTCAGGCTCAGTGAAAAATATCCCGACTGCCATATTGTTTATCCTGTGCACCCAAACCCTAACGTGACAGAGACGGTCACACGCCTGCTGAGCGGCAAACCGCGTATCACACTCACCAAACCGCTGGAATATGACAAATTTGTAGCCGTGATGAAAAGGGCGGTCATTATTCTGTCTGACTCAGGTGGTGTGCAGGAAGAAGCCCCGGCGCTGCGCAAACCGGTGCTCGTTCTGCGCCGTGAAACGGAACGCCTGGCCGCGCTGCGCTGTGGCGTGACGCGCCTGGTTGGCACCGAAGAAGACGATATCGTGCTTGAGGCCTCACGCCTGCTGGATAGTGAAGAAGAGTATAAAAAAATGGCGACCGGCGAGTCTCCTTACGGCGATGGCCATTCCAGCGCAAAAATCACCGCCACCATTGTGGACTACTTAAAAACGCACAAGCAGTAA
- the vgrG gene encoding type VI secretion system tip protein VgrG, producing the protein MSLQHTLAKTLPTLNTTLNRYQLNIPSCSSALDVESFNGLEALSQPYSYTISFTSPNKDIPADQLLRQPATLIMSMGLLQNLIPQKVVHGVITLVERHSSSADQTLYSITLQPKVALLDKQFRSHRFFVDISVPEVVEQVLKEHGFQGWEYAFTLKNTYPKREQINQYQESDLTFIKRLLAEVGIFFFFTLQPDTQTEIICFADNQSAFKQGPSLPLNSPSGMSDSGTTSVWGLELRHHVVEARVTTKDYNHQAAQNLLQSASADMTRGAGENLNYGEVYHYRARHKEVGDKINPAPETANFYARLDHERFLSDKLHISGQSTDATLAPAQIIKVIDGLQPTLPLECQGMLLLTALTFTASRQAAMSVEFISIPYSDTVCWRPPLLKRPRVAGTLTARITSARDYDLYAWQDDAGMYRVKFDADLDDKKQGQESMTVRLAKPYGGDTYGFHFPLIQGTEVAIAFHEGDPDRPYIAHALHDSRHPDHVTDKNSTRNVIRTPANNKLRMEDKRGEEHVKLSTEFAGKSQLNLGHNVDAGRELRGEGAELRTDKWVAVRGGAGVFITADQQPSASGKMLDMQAAQAQLQQALSMAEALRSAAETAKAELADLQIQKSLLEDSLKELKQSALLLSAPAGIAHSTPRSLQLSAGENIIANSGQQMDISVLKKFTLAAGELISLFAQKAGIKLFAGKGKVEIQAQGDEMALEALKDMRISSSEGKVVIRADQEILLVGSGGAYIRIGNGEVESGAPDKIIQRAAVWQKFSGQSASEMAQKWDNAGYSVTPVVFWKETGEPARNQKILMTRDDGTVQEVMTDGEGQLAKQAASFIEKIDIDKSTR; encoded by the coding sequence ATGAGCCTGCAACACACACTGGCAAAAACGTTACCCACGTTAAACACAACGCTAAACCGCTATCAGCTCAACATCCCATCATGCTCGTCTGCTCTTGACGTGGAAAGCTTCAATGGTCTGGAAGCATTAAGCCAACCCTATAGCTATACCATTAGCTTCACCAGCCCGAACAAAGACATTCCGGCAGATCAACTTTTACGCCAGCCTGCAACATTGATCATGAGTATGGGTCTGCTGCAAAATTTGATTCCACAGAAAGTCGTGCATGGCGTTATTACGCTAGTTGAACGGCACAGCAGTTCTGCTGACCAAACGCTGTATTCTATTACGTTGCAACCCAAGGTTGCGCTGTTGGATAAACAATTTCGTAGCCACCGCTTCTTTGTTGACATTTCAGTACCTGAGGTTGTGGAGCAGGTACTCAAAGAGCACGGTTTTCAGGGCTGGGAATACGCATTCACGCTAAAAAACACCTACCCAAAACGTGAACAAATCAATCAGTATCAGGAAAGCGACCTGACATTTATAAAACGCCTGCTGGCAGAAGTAGGTATTTTCTTTTTCTTCACACTGCAACCTGATACGCAAACCGAAATAATCTGTTTTGCCGATAACCAGTCAGCATTTAAACAAGGGCCCAGCCTACCGCTTAACAGCCCATCGGGAATGAGCGATAGTGGCACCACATCAGTCTGGGGTCTGGAACTGCGGCATCATGTGGTTGAAGCCAGAGTCACGACTAAAGACTACAACCATCAGGCAGCACAGAATTTACTGCAATCGGCATCCGCAGATATGACGCGTGGAGCCGGAGAAAATCTTAACTATGGTGAGGTATATCACTACCGGGCGCGCCATAAAGAGGTAGGGGATAAAATTAACCCTGCCCCTGAAACTGCCAATTTTTATGCCCGCCTCGATCATGAACGCTTTCTGTCCGACAAATTACACATCTCAGGTCAAAGTACAGATGCCACGCTGGCTCCGGCACAGATCATTAAAGTCATTGATGGTTTACAGCCCACGCTCCCGTTAGAGTGTCAGGGGATGTTACTACTGACAGCGCTGACATTCACCGCCAGCCGACAGGCTGCAATGAGCGTGGAGTTTATCAGCATTCCCTATAGCGATACCGTATGTTGGCGACCGCCACTGCTAAAACGCCCCAGAGTCGCTGGAACATTAACCGCACGCATCACCAGTGCACGTGATTATGATCTTTATGCCTGGCAAGATGACGCCGGAATGTATCGGGTGAAGTTTGACGCCGATCTTGATGATAAAAAACAAGGGCAAGAAAGCATGACCGTGCGTCTGGCTAAGCCCTATGGCGGTGATACATACGGTTTTCACTTCCCGCTAATCCAGGGTACAGAAGTCGCTATTGCCTTCCATGAAGGCGATCCAGATCGCCCCTATATCGCCCATGCTCTTCATGACAGCCGCCATCCCGACCATGTCACGGATAAGAACAGTACCCGAAACGTGATACGTACACCCGCAAATAACAAACTGCGGATGGAAGATAAGCGGGGTGAGGAGCACGTCAAATTAAGCACAGAGTTCGCAGGAAAGTCACAACTCAATCTTGGACATAATGTGGATGCCGGCAGAGAACTGCGCGGCGAAGGTGCCGAGCTACGCACAGACAAATGGGTGGCAGTGCGTGGGGGAGCAGGTGTGTTTATTACAGCAGACCAGCAACCCTCTGCGAGTGGAAAAATGCTCGATATGCAGGCAGCGCAGGCGCAGTTGCAGCAGGCTTTATCGATGGCAGAGGCCCTGCGCAGTGCTGCAGAAACAGCAAAGGCGGAACTTGCGGATTTGCAAATACAAAAGTCCCTGCTGGAAGACTCGCTTAAGGAGTTAAAGCAATCTGCATTGCTACTGTCCGCACCCGCAGGCATTGCCCATTCAACGCCCAGGAGTCTGCAACTGTCAGCCGGTGAAAATATTATTGCCAATAGCGGACAGCAGATGGATATCAGCGTGCTGAAGAAGTTTACGCTGGCTGCGGGGGAGTTGATTAGTCTGTTTGCGCAAAAAGCCGGAATAAAACTTTTCGCGGGTAAAGGGAAGGTAGAAATACAAGCTCAGGGAGATGAGATGGCACTGGAAGCGCTGAAGGATATGCGCATCAGTAGCAGCGAAGGTAAGGTGGTAATTCGCGCAGATCAGGAAATTTTACTGGTCGGCAGTGGTGGTGCATATATCCGTATAGGCAACGGTGAAGTCGAAAGCGGAGCACCGGATAAAATTATTCAGCGGGCAGCCGTATGGCAGAAGTTTAGCGGGCAGAGCGCCAGCGAAATGGCGCAAAAGTGGGATAACGCCGGCTACTCAGTGACGCCCGTTGTATTCTGGAAAGAAACTGGCGAGCCGGCCAGAAATCAAAAAATATTGATGACGCGCGATGACGGCACAGTACAGGAAGTCATGACTGACGGTGAAGGTCAACTGGCCAAACAAGCTGCATCCTTTATTGAAAAAATCGATATCGATAAATCCACCCGTTGA
- a CDS encoding monooxygenase, with amino-acid sequence MSASTTVVYEALAQRFRPIFERIAQGAAYREQRRELPEEPIRWLKEAGFGTLRIPTEQGGFGATLPQLFRLLTELAEADANLPQALRAHFAFVEDRLNQPDSPQRRRWFERFSDGELVGSGWTEVGEVKLGDVITKVTPSEQGWRLNGEKFYSTGALYADWIDVYAQRSDNQGHVIALVNTHQGAVQRADDWDGFGQRLTGSGTTRFTDAHVEQEHVYDFSERFRYQTAFYQHVLLAVLAGIGRAVSRDAAAAVAARTRIYSHGNANRVRNDVQILQVVGQIESWAWAVEATVQRASESLQLAFDAWQRGNENDITRFNILAEVEAAKAQTVASELIPRAATELFNALGASDTRVSKALDRHWRNARTVASHNPVIYKTRNVGDWQVNGTDPTFIWQIGS; translated from the coding sequence ATGTCTGCTAGCACTACTGTGGTTTACGAGGCGCTGGCCCAGCGCTTTCGCCCCATTTTTGAGCGCATTGCCCAGGGCGCAGCTTACCGTGAACAGCGACGTGAGCTGCCCGAAGAGCCAATTCGCTGGCTCAAAGAAGCCGGTTTTGGCACGCTGCGCATTCCCACAGAGCAGGGCGGGTTTGGGGCCACGTTGCCCCAGCTGTTCCGGCTGCTGACAGAACTGGCCGAAGCGGACGCTAATCTGCCTCAGGCACTGCGCGCCCATTTCGCGTTTGTCGAAGATCGCCTTAATCAGCCCGACAGCCCACAGCGCCGCCGCTGGTTTGAGCGTTTTAGCGACGGTGAACTGGTGGGAAGCGGCTGGACAGAAGTGGGCGAGGTGAAACTTGGCGATGTCATCACCAAAGTAACGCCGTCTGAGCAGGGCTGGCGACTGAACGGTGAGAAGTTTTACAGCACTGGTGCGCTTTACGCCGACTGGATTGACGTTTACGCCCAGCGCAGCGACAACCAGGGCCATGTGATTGCCCTCGTCAACACTCATCAGGGCGCTGTACAGCGTGCCGATGACTGGGACGGTTTTGGCCAGCGTCTTACCGGCAGCGGCACTACGCGCTTTACTGACGCCCACGTTGAGCAGGAACACGTTTACGACTTCAGTGAGCGTTTTCGCTATCAGACCGCGTTCTATCAGCATGTGCTACTGGCCGTGCTGGCAGGTATTGGCCGTGCAGTAAGCCGCGATGCAGCAGCAGCCGTTGCGGCACGCACGCGGATTTACAGCCATGGCAACGCGAACCGGGTCAGAAATGATGTGCAGATTTTACAGGTCGTCGGGCAGATTGAAAGCTGGGCATGGGCGGTAGAGGCCACCGTACAGCGTGCCAGTGAATCTTTACAGCTGGCGTTTGATGCCTGGCAGCGGGGCAATGAAAACGATATTACGCGTTTTAATATTCTGGCTGAGGTTGAGGCAGCCAAAGCACAGACGGTTGCCAGTGAGCTAATACCACGCGCCGCCACTGAACTTTTTAATGCGCTGGGTGCTTCTGACACTCGCGTCAGTAAGGCGCTGGACCGGCACTGGCGCAATGCCCGCACGGTGGCATCACACAACCCCGTTATCTATAAAACCCGCAATGTTGGCGACTGGCAGGTCAACGGGACTGACCCGACGTTTATCTGGCAGATCGGATCATGA
- a CDS encoding MFS transporter → MSTLQLPGEISLPSAPVRSVSDVAKLINNHGHQSRYARWIVFLALGGVFLDAYDLTTLSYGIDDVVREFGLTPMLAGLVTSSIMIGTIVGNLLGGWLTDKYGRYSVFMADMLFFVVSAIAAGLAPNVWVLIGARFLMGVGVGIDLPVAMAYLAEFSRFTGKGNKAARLAAWCPMWYAASSACFLIIFGLYFLLPKDHLDWLWRASLLFGAVPALLIVAVRRKVMNESPLWAARQGDLSGAARILRESWGIQAHEAHAETTGEQPPAAAPKVDIRELFRKPYRDRTLVNVVMNVCISFEYTAIAFFLPSILAQFLGAGVFETIAASLGLNLLFALTGGLLGMRLAWKFPSRYVAMSGFALQFIALITLAILGTPVSTAGVVLAILMLGLWLFAEGFGPGAQMMVYPALSYPTHIRATGVGFGHALSSIGSALALFILPVLQASFGTNMFWIVSLSAIIPIFFLLIIRFEPTRHDIDDAHEPGESHVC, encoded by the coding sequence ATGAGTACACTGCAATTACCGGGAGAGATTTCTCTGCCGTCCGCGCCTGTGCGCAGCGTCAGCGATGTGGCAAAACTTATTAATAACCACGGTCATCAGAGCCGCTATGCACGCTGGATTGTTTTCCTGGCACTCGGCGGCGTGTTTCTTGACGCCTACGATCTGACCACGCTGTCCTATGGCATTGACGATGTGGTGCGTGAGTTCGGCCTGACGCCCATGCTTGCCGGGCTGGTCACCTCATCCATTATGATTGGCACCATTGTCGGCAACCTGCTGGGCGGTTGGCTGACCGATAAATATGGCCGTTATTCGGTGTTTATGGCCGATATGCTTTTTTTTGTGGTTTCTGCTATTGCCGCTGGGCTGGCGCCCAACGTTTGGGTGCTTATTGGTGCACGCTTTCTGATGGGGGTTGGCGTAGGCATCGACCTGCCGGTGGCCATGGCCTATCTGGCCGAGTTCTCGCGCTTTACTGGCAAGGGCAATAAGGCGGCACGCCTCGCTGCCTGGTGCCCAATGTGGTATGCCGCGTCGTCAGCCTGCTTTTTGATTATCTTCGGGCTTTATTTCCTGCTGCCAAAAGATCACCTCGACTGGTTATGGCGCGCCTCGCTGCTGTTTGGTGCCGTGCCTGCGCTGCTGATTGTGGCCGTCAGGCGCAAGGTGATGAATGAGTCGCCGCTGTGGGCCGCCCGCCAGGGCGATTTAAGCGGCGCGGCGCGCATTTTGCGTGAATCATGGGGCATTCAGGCCCATGAAGCGCACGCTGAAACGACAGGGGAACAACCGCCAGCCGCTGCCCCTAAAGTCGATATCCGTGAACTGTTTCGCAAGCCCTACCGCGACCGCACGTTAGTTAACGTGGTGATGAATGTCTGTATCTCATTTGAATACACGGCGATTGCCTTCTTCCTGCCGTCCATTCTGGCGCAGTTCCTTGGCGCAGGCGTGTTTGAAACCATTGCGGCATCGCTGGGGCTTAACCTGCTGTTTGCCCTGACAGGCGGGCTACTGGGGATGCGTCTGGCATGGAAATTCCCGTCACGCTATGTGGCAATGTCGGGTTTTGCTTTGCAGTTTATTGCCCTGATAACGCTTGCCATACTCGGCACGCCGGTTTCCACCGCAGGCGTTGTGCTTGCTATTTTGATGCTCGGTCTGTGGCTTTTTGCCGAAGGTTTTGGCCCAGGCGCACAGATGATGGTGTACCCGGCGCTGTCTTATCCCACTCATATTCGCGCCACCGGCGTCGGCTTTGGCCATGCGCTGTCCAGTATTGGTAGCGCGCTGGCGCTGTTTATTCTGCCTGTTTTACAGGCAAGCTTTGGCACCAATATGTTCTGGATTGTCTCACTAAGCGCCATCATCCCGATCTTTTTCCTGTTAATCATTCGCTTTGAACCCACCCGCCATGACATTGACGACGCACACGAACCAGGAGAATCCCATGTCTGCTAG